In Hyphomicrobiaceae bacterium, the following are encoded in one genomic region:
- a CDS encoding PQQ-dependent methanol/ethanol family dehydrogenase: MKSFKWYATASAIALSLSLAVPAMADVTIDDIVNDAKTTNDVVTNGLGTQGQRYSPLNTINKDNVQELVPAWTMSLGGEKMKGQETQPLVKDGVMYFTGSYSRAWAVDTKTGHEIWEYDHRLPEGILPCCDVINRGGALIGDKFIFGTLDAKLVALDAKTGKVVWSKKIDDFKSGYSFSAAPLIVPSKTHGPLIINGVSGGEFGIVGRVEARSAETGDVVWSRPTVEGHMGMLDGKPSTMTGKKNESWPGDLWKTGGGATWLGGTYDPETNLIFVGTGNPAPWNSHMRPGDNKWTCSRLAIDPETGEIKWGFQTTPNDGWDFDGVNEVVSFDVDGKKLAATADRNGFFYVLDRTNGAFQGAWPFVEKITWAKEIGKDGRPVYVPENRPGNPKDSKDGKKGAPVFAVPSFLGGKNQMPMAYSPDTKLFYVPSNEWGMDIWNEPVAYKKGAAYLGAGFTIKPIFDDHIGSLKAIDPTTGKIVWKVDNRAPLWGGVLTTAGGLVFYGTPEGEFKALDAASGKVLYSFNTGSGIVGNPITWEQDGEQYVSVVSGWGGAVPLWGGEVAKTISHLNQGGMVWTFKLHKKVAAN, encoded by the coding sequence ATGAAATCTTTCAAGTGGTACGCCACTGCGAGCGCTATTGCGCTCTCGCTCAGCTTGGCCGTACCGGCCATGGCCGACGTCACGATCGATGACATCGTCAATGACGCCAAGACGACGAACGACGTCGTGACCAATGGTCTCGGCACCCAGGGTCAGCGTTACAGCCCGCTGAACACGATCAACAAAGACAATGTCCAGGAACTCGTTCCTGCATGGACGATGTCTCTCGGCGGCGAAAAGATGAAGGGCCAGGAGACGCAGCCCCTCGTCAAAGACGGCGTCATGTACTTCACCGGCTCTTATTCGCGCGCATGGGCCGTCGACACCAAGACCGGCCATGAAATCTGGGAATACGACCACCGCCTGCCGGAAGGCATTCTGCCTTGCTGCGACGTGATCAACCGCGGTGGCGCGCTTATCGGTGACAAGTTCATCTTCGGCACGCTCGACGCCAAGCTCGTCGCGCTCGATGCCAAGACCGGCAAGGTCGTGTGGAGCAAGAAGATTGACGACTTCAAGTCGGGCTACTCCTTCTCAGCCGCTCCGCTGATCGTTCCCTCCAAGACCCACGGCCCGCTGATCATCAACGGCGTGTCGGGCGGTGAATTCGGCATCGTTGGCCGCGTCGAAGCGCGCAGCGCAGAAACCGGCGACGTCGTATGGTCGCGTCCGACCGTCGAAGGCCACATGGGTATGCTGGACGGCAAGCCTTCCACGATGACCGGCAAGAAGAACGAATCCTGGCCGGGCGATCTGTGGAAGACCGGCGGCGGCGCCACTTGGCTTGGCGGCACCTACGATCCTGAAACCAATCTGATCTTCGTGGGCACCGGCAATCCGGCTCCGTGGAACAGCCACATGCGTCCGGGCGACAACAAGTGGACGTGCTCGCGTCTCGCCATTGATCCCGAAACGGGCGAGATCAAGTGGGGCTTCCAGACCACGCCGAACGACGGCTGGGACTTCGACGGCGTAAACGAGGTCGTTTCCTTCGATGTTGACGGCAAGAAGCTCGCCGCCACCGCCGACCGCAACGGCTTCTTCTATGTTCTCGACCGCACCAACGGCGCATTCCAGGGCGCATGGCCGTTCGTAGAGAAGATCACCTGGGCAAAGGAAATCGGCAAGGATGGCCGTCCGGTCTATGTGCCTGAGAACCGTCCTGGCAATCCTAAGGATTCAAAGGATGGCAAGAAGGGCGCGCCCGTGTTCGCCGTTCCGAGCTTCCTGGGCGGCAAGAACCAGATGCCGATGGCATACAGCCCGGACACCAAGCTGTTCTACGTTCCCTCCAACGAGTGGGGCATGGACATCTGGAACGAACCCGTTGCCTACAAGAAGGGCGCGGCCTACCTCGGCGCCGGCTTTACCATCAAGCCGATCTTCGATGATCACATCGGCTCGCTGAAGGCGATCGATCCGACCACCGGCAAGATCGTGTGGAAGGTCGACAACCGCGCGCCTCTGTGGGGCGGCGTTCTCACCACGGCTGGCGGCCTGGTGTTCTACGGAACGCCCGAAGGCGAGTTCAAGGCACTCGATGCCGCGAGCGGCAAGGTGCTCTACAGCTTCAACACCGGCTCGGGCATCGTCGGCAACCCCATCACCTGGGAGCAAGACGGCGAGCAGTACGTGTCGGTCGTATCGGGCTGGGGTGGTGCTGTGCCTCTGTGGGGCGGTGAGGTCGCAAAGACCATTTCGCACCTGAACCAGGGCGGCATGGTCTGGACCTTCAAGCTGCACAAGAAGGTGGCGGCCAACTAA
- a CDS encoding VOC family protein, translating to MPQSSSKPSSQAALPALAPHIVCKGANEAMDFYKKAFGARERLRIPTPDGKLMHGEINVNGALVLLTEESPEFGSLSPKTLNATTVTLHLYVDDVDTFMAKAEAAGATIASPPSDMFWGDRYGVLVDPFGHRWSVATHLRDLSPEELQTAAREFMEKMACGFN from the coding sequence ATGCCCCAATCTTCCAGCAAGCCTTCTTCGCAAGCCGCGCTTCCGGCCTTGGCGCCGCACATCGTTTGCAAGGGCGCAAACGAAGCGATGGATTTCTACAAGAAGGCGTTTGGTGCGCGCGAAAGACTGCGCATTCCAACTCCGGATGGAAAGCTGATGCACGGCGAAATCAACGTCAACGGCGCGCTCGTCTTGCTGACGGAAGAGTCGCCGGAATTTGGTTCGCTCTCACCAAAGACGCTGAACGCCACAACCGTCACGCTGCACCTTTACGTCGATGACGTCGACACGTTCATGGCAAAGGCGGAAGCTGCGGGCGCAACGATTGCTTCTCCGCCCAGCGACATGTTTTGGGGAGACAGATACGGCGTCCTTGTAGATCCTTTTGGGCATCGCTGGTCCGTCGCCACCCATCTGCGCGACCTATCCCCCGAAGAATTGCAGACGGCCGCGCGCGAATTCATGGAGAAGATGGCCTGCGGCTTCAATTGA